In a single window of the Gemmatimonas sp. genome:
- a CDS encoding amidohydrolase family protein yields MRHRNRATRAALALASTLIGLTWSAHPASAQPASAPPTAPAPSAKPILLVPDAVFDGTSDAPQRGWVVLVRGARIAAVGPAASVAVPGDAERIALPGTTLMPGMSDLHSHVLLHPYDETPWNDQVLRESLALRTARAVNHLKATLDAGFTVLRDLGTEGAEYADVGLKEAVDQGIIPGPRLFVTTKAIVATGSYGPKGFGVEIGVPQGAEEADGIDGVTRVVRDQIGHGADWIKIYADYRWGPRGEARPTFTTEELAAIVRTSMSSGRPVVAHASTVEGMTRAIMAGVEDIEHGDMATPEVFALMKQHNVAFCPTLSATESTTRYRGWKKGVDPDPAGIVQKKAMFKAALASGVTICNGSDVGVFTHGTNALEIELMVEYGMTRVAALKAATSVNARIMHRENEFGRVAPGLLADLVAVSGDPSQNIRALRAVELVMKNGVVVRR; encoded by the coding sequence ACCCACAGCACCGGCCCCGTCGGCCAAACCGATCCTTCTCGTCCCCGATGCGGTATTCGATGGCACGAGCGACGCGCCGCAACGCGGCTGGGTCGTCCTCGTGAGAGGGGCACGAATTGCGGCTGTTGGTCCAGCAGCCAGCGTCGCGGTACCCGGCGACGCCGAGCGTATTGCGTTGCCGGGCACGACCCTCATGCCGGGAATGAGCGACCTGCACAGTCACGTGCTGCTGCATCCGTACGATGAAACGCCGTGGAACGATCAGGTGCTGCGTGAGTCGCTCGCCTTGCGCACAGCGCGCGCGGTCAATCACCTCAAGGCGACACTCGACGCGGGCTTCACCGTGCTCCGGGATCTGGGAACCGAAGGCGCCGAGTATGCCGACGTGGGCCTCAAGGAGGCAGTCGATCAGGGGATCATTCCCGGGCCGCGCCTTTTCGTGACGACGAAGGCAATCGTGGCGACCGGTTCGTACGGTCCCAAGGGATTTGGCGTCGAGATCGGTGTGCCGCAGGGCGCGGAAGAAGCGGACGGTATCGACGGCGTGACGCGGGTCGTGCGTGATCAGATCGGGCACGGTGCGGACTGGATCAAGATCTACGCCGACTATCGGTGGGGCCCACGCGGCGAGGCACGTCCCACGTTCACCACGGAAGAGTTGGCCGCGATCGTGCGGACCTCGATGTCGAGTGGCCGACCCGTCGTGGCGCACGCGAGCACGGTGGAGGGCATGACCCGCGCGATCATGGCCGGGGTGGAAGACATCGAGCATGGCGACATGGCGACGCCCGAGGTGTTCGCGCTCATGAAGCAGCACAACGTCGCGTTCTGTCCCACCCTCTCGGCGACGGAAAGCACCACGCGCTATCGCGGATGGAAGAAGGGTGTCGACCCGGACCCCGCCGGGATCGTGCAGAAGAAGGCGATGTTCAAAGCGGCGTTGGCGTCGGGCGTGACGATCTGCAACGGCAGCGATGTCGGCGTCTTCACGCACGGCACTAATGCGCTCGAGATCGAGCTCATGGTGGAATACGGTATGACGCGGGTAGCGGCGCTCAAGGCGGCGACCAGCGTCAACGCTCGCATCATGCATCGTGAGAATGAGTTTGGCCGAGTGGCGCCGGGGCTGCTGGCTGATCTGGTTGCGGTGTCCGGTGACCCCAGCCAGAACATCCGCGCGCTCCGCGCCGTAGAACTCGTCATGAAGAACGGAGTGGTCGTACGTCGCTAG